GCCAAATGGCTCGCCGACGACTCCGGCCACACCGAGCATGGCGACGTGCTGGGCACCGCCACCTACATGGCCCCCGAGCAGGCCGCCGGCAACTTGGACCAGATCGGGCCGGCCACCGACATCTACAGCGTCGGGGTCGTGCTCTACGAACTGCTTACGGGCCGCGTACCGCTGCAAGGGATCACCACGCTGGAAACGCTGGCCCTGGTGCGCGGCGAGGAACCCGTTTCGCCGCGCCGGCTGCAACCGCAGATTCCGCGCGATCTGGAAACGATTTGTCTCAAGTGCTTGGAGAAGGAACCGTCAGCCCGCTACTCCAGCGCGGCCGCGCTGGCCGACGATCTGGACCGCTTTTCGAACCACGTGCCGATTCATGCGCGGCCGATCACCTTCTGGGAACGTGGGTGGAAATGGGCCAAGCGACGGCCCGCCGTGGCGGCGTTGTCGCTGGCTTTGGTGCTGGTGGCGGTCGCCGCAGTGGCGGCGGTTACCCGGCAATGGCGGCTGGCCGAGGAGCAGGCGGCGAATGAGGTGGTTCTTCGCGGCACGGCCGAGCGGAACGAACGTAAAATCGAGCGCCTGTCCGCCAATATGATGCTCGATCGGGCCGCCGCGCTGTGCGAGGCGGGCGACATTCGTCGCGGCTTGCTGTGGATGGTCGAGGCGCTCGATGCCAGTTTGCACGCCGGCGACAGCGACCTGGCGCGCGTGGCCCGCCTGGACTTGGCGGGCTGGATGCCCTTTGTGGTGAGCGATCGCGCTCAGTGTTCGCCCGTCGCCGTCACCGCGGCGATGTTTGATCCGCGCGGCAACGTGCTGCTTACCGGCGGCCCCGATGGCCAGGCACGGCGATGGGACGCCCTCACCGGCCAACCCCTCGGTCGATCGCTGGAACACGCGGGGCCGATCCGGGCATGCTCCTACAGCGGCGATGGGAAAACCATCCTGATCGGCTGCGACAACGGGTCCGGGGGCGGAGAGGCGCGCGTTTGGCACGCTGCCACGGAGAAGCCGCTTTGTCGCGCATTGATGCATGCGCGGCCGGTGATTCAAGTTGCGTTTTGCGGCCATGACCAAACGTTTATAACGGTCACCGCCGACGAAACCCGGCTTTGGAGCAGCGATGGCCGGCCCATCGGCCAAGCGATGACGCACGATCCGCTGTACGTCGACGCTGCCGGCCGTCCGCGGCCGATGACGGCGTCCGTCAGTCCGGATGGTGCGTTGATTGCCACGGGAGGCAGCGATCTGATGGTGCGTCTTTGGAACGCCGCGACGGCCGAGCCGGTCGGCCGACCGTTGGAGGCCACGCACGCCGTCGTCGCGCTGGCCTTCAGTCCCGACAGTAAAGTCGTGCTCGCCGGCGCCGCCGACGGAGGCGTGCGGATGTGGGACGCCGGCACCGGCGAGCGCCGCGGCGAAAGCCTGAAAATGCGCGGTATTGTCAACGCCGTCGCCTTCAGTCCCGACGGCCAGATTGCCGCGGCGGCGGGCGCGGTGGGCGAACCGCACCTGCAACCGTCCGGCGAGGTGCAGCTTTGCCAGGTGGAAACCGGCCAGAACCTGGGAGCTGCCCTGGCCCACCCCCGTCCCGTGCGAGCGCTGGCCTTCAGCCCGGGCGGCCGGCTGTTGCTCACCGGTTGCGACGACGGACAGGCGCGCTTCTTTCTGACCGCCACGGCGTCGCTGCTGGGCCAACCACTGCACCACGAGGGCCCCGTCACCGCCGTGGGCTTTAGCGCCGACGGCGGCACGGCGGTAACGGCAATCGCCACGGGCGACAGCCCTGCCTGCGCCCGTCTGTGGCAGACCCCGCGCGAGCAACCGTTGGGCAGACCCTTGGTCTTGCCCGGTGAGCTCGACAACATCGCGTTCGCTCCCGACGGCGCCCTGCTTGCCGGCACTCGCGACGGCTCGTCAAGGCGATGGGAGTTGAACGGCGACGTAGCGCGCAGGGTGCCGGAGCGGCGCGCGGGGCCCCTTGCCGCCCCCGCCCCTGGCGGGCGCGGCCGGGCAAACGATTCAGACGCCGGCCCCAATTCCGTTGATTCGCCCGATGGCGGCTACATTCTGGAGGCGGATACCGACCAGCACGCGCGGCTCCACGATGCGGCCACAGGGAAGGCCTTTGGGCCGCCGATCGGCGGCAAGGATGTCTGCTGCATCGCCTTCAGCACCGACGACACGCGGCTGGCTGCCGGCAGTTCTGACGGCCGAATCGCTCTCTGGAACAGGTGGCCGCCGCTCAACGGAGATCCGGAGCGCGTGCGTTTGACCATTGAACTGCTGACGGGAATGGAGTTGATCGCGCACGAGTCGGCTCGCAAGCTATCGCAGACCGAACTGGAAGATCGCCGTCGCCGCCTGGACGAGTTAGGCGGTCCATGTGTCTTTTAGCGGCGCGAAACTTTTCCACTTCCGCGGGGTTGGATGGGGCGGGCTTCTCGGACATGATTGGCTTTTACCAGCCCGCTGGCTGAGCACGGGAGACGGAACATGCTTCGACGCACATGGGCTGTGGCGGTGATGGCCGCGGGGCTGACACAGGCTCGGATGGCGAACGCCGCCGAGCCGGGACCGGGACCGGTGCCGCCCTGGGCGCAGGCGCGCGATCCCGACGAGGTGCTGGTGTTCAAGTGGCCCCAGGGCGATCTCAAATTGCACATCTACCGTCCGCAGGACTGGAAAGCCGAAGATCGTCGGCCCGCGATCGTCTTTTGGTTCGGCGGCAAGGCACAGGATGCCGGAGTTCGCTGCGAGCTATGGACCGCCGAGGAGGGATGTTACTGAATCCCGAGCCAATAAGGCGCAAATCGATTGAGCCCTGATGCACGTAAACGACCGGCGGATCAATCGCCGTCAACGCGAGCGGATCGGACGGCTCGCGGAGCACCGTGAAATCGTAGTTGTGCCCGGGCACGGGCGCCGGCAGCGGCCCCGTCTTCGCGTCGTCAACAGTGATGCAGACTCGCGCCGTCTGACGTCCCAGCGGCGCGTCTTTGGGCAGGTTGAACATGATATAGCTGCGGTCTCCGGCAACCGCGGTCGGCGCAAACGCGGCCGAGTTGCCCACCGTAATCTTGAAGTCAGCGGCCGAGGCGGGGAAGTTCGTGCGGAAGATGCAGACCTGCGCGCCGCGCAGGGCCTCGGCCGGCTCCAACTTTGCCACGGTCGGAATCGTCTCCGCCGCGGGAGGCGATGTCTCTTGCGCCGTCAGCGCGACAACAAACGGCGGGCCAAAAAACAGCAGCCAGCCAAAGACGATGCCGCACCGCCGAGGGTTGAATCGGCAGCCACGGTCTGCGGGCGTCAAGCGTATCGATGTCGCGCGAAACATGGTTGACTGAACGCCGAGGGTGATTCACGGTACAAGACCAACCGCTTGTCCAGCCTAATCGCAGCGCCGGACGATTGCCACCCGCCTTAGCCGGCGGCGGATCCGCCAGCACCCGCACCGGCACCGGCCGGCGCGCCGGCCGGGCCGTTGAGCAAGGCCATATTTAGAACGTGAAGCAGGTTTTGTCCATTGGGGGTGCCCCAACCCGATGCCGCGTCGTAGCCGGGACCGGCGCTGTAACCGCCGACCTGCGAGGTGTTATTGTCGCCCGACTCGACGTCAGTGCAGCCGAGAGCGCCGACGGCCTGTGCGCCAAGCTTCTGATACAGGACCGGCGTTACATAACCGAGCCGCTTGCCAGGGCCGCGCTGGCCGTTGATGCGGGTGATGAGTGCCGCCACAAGGGGCGAGGCGGCGCTCGTCCCGCCGTTGGGCTGCGCGTGGCCGTCGACGACCAGCAAGTAGGGCGAAGCCGTCCAGTCAGCATTGGCCGATAAATCGGGGATGCAGCGGCCGAGGATTGCGCCTGGATTGACCGAAATGATGTTATCCAACCCCGCCTGCCAAGCCGGTCGCGGAAAGACAGCGCTGACGCCCCCGCCCGTGCTCCCGCCGTTATCGTTTCGCAAGCCATCTCCTTCTTTCCAGGCCACGTCGGGTGCCGATCCGTCATCGGCCAGGACCGTCGTGCCACCCACCGATAGTACATACGGGCTCGATCCCGGAAAATCGACGTGGGCATGTCCGTCCAGGTCGGCGTCGCTCGATCCGTCATCACCGGCGGCGAGGCAAACCGTGATCCCCAAGTGAGCCGCTTCCAAGAAACTTTCATTCACCTGCGTCATCGCCTGCTCAGTCCAGATGTCGGTGTCTTCCGGCGCGCCCCAACTGATCGACAGTACCCCAGGGTCGTTATGGCTATCCTGGATTGCGGCATCGAGGGCTGTGATCCATCCGATTTCCGTCCACTGGGCAAAATAGACGGCGATGTTCGCCTCGGGGCACACGCCGGCCACTACCTCGATATCGAGCATCACTTCGCCTTCGGCGCCATCCTTTGCCGACGTGGACGTTCCGTCTGTGCTAATGGCGGTCACCGTCGGGGGTGAGATGCCCGCCAGACTGCAGAACTTCTTCAGGTCGTCGGGAAAGTACCCGCCGCCGAATTCCAACAGTCCGACCGTTTGTCCGCTGCCGTCGCCCGAGGGATAGTTGTAGTGAGCGGCGAGCTGTAGTCCGTCGAGATGCGTTCTCAGCGAGGTGTTGTTAGAATTCTCGGCCAGGCCCGGAACCGCGCATTGCAGAGATTGCCAGATCCGCAACGACGCCTCCAACTCGAAACGTCTCGGCAGGCGCGATAAGAGCAACCAGGCCAGCGCTTTGCGAGTCTTCCGCGGCAGCCGCTGGAAGGCGTCGGCCATCGGGTGCCGCGCCAGCCTTCGCAAGAGCTCTAAAAACACGTAGCTGCCCCAGAGAAATTGCCAGATGGTGAGCCAG
This portion of the Pirellulales bacterium genome encodes:
- a CDS encoding protein kinase, with amino-acid sequence MLRNCPPEPDLLAFHLGTLADHEVDRVAEHLETCSACEAVVRLLETEVDPLLAALRRPHSAPSDTFGLASGRRPERPEADEAAPVGHELPGYEILGVLGRGGMGVVYLARQIGVNRLVALKRLRTTNPKEAARARVEAEALGRLQHPYIVQIHEVVEHEGRVYLALEYVEGGSLQARLTGKPQTSEAAAKLIELVARGVHHAHLNGIVHRDLKPANILLARGAQESELCATNHGARTTSYGLPKIADFGIAKWLADDSGHTEHGDVLGTATYMAPEQAAGNLDQIGPATDIYSVGVVLYELLTGRVPLQGITTLETLALVRGEEPVSPRRLQPQIPRDLETICLKCLEKEPSARYSSAAALADDLDRFSNHVPIHARPITFWERGWKWAKRRPAVAALSLALVLVAVAAVAAVTRQWRLAEEQAANEVVLRGTAERNERKIERLSANMMLDRAAALCEAGDIRRGLLWMVEALDASLHAGDSDLARVARLDLAGWMPFVVSDRAQCSPVAVTAAMFDPRGNVLLTGGPDGQARRWDALTGQPLGRSLEHAGPIRACSYSGDGKTILIGCDNGSGGGEARVWHAATEKPLCRALMHARPVIQVAFCGHDQTFITVTADETRLWSSDGRPIGQAMTHDPLYVDAAGRPRPMTASVSPDGALIATGGSDLMVRLWNAATAEPVGRPLEATHAVVALAFSPDSKVVLAGAADGGVRMWDAGTGERRGESLKMRGIVNAVAFSPDGQIAAAAGAVGEPHLQPSGEVQLCQVETGQNLGAALAHPRPVRALAFSPGGRLLLTGCDDGQARFFLTATASLLGQPLHHEGPVTAVGFSADGGTAVTAIATGDSPACARLWQTPREQPLGRPLVLPGELDNIAFAPDGALLAGTRDGSSRRWELNGDVARRVPERRAGPLAAPAPGGRGRANDSDAGPNSVDSPDGGYILEADTDQHARLHDAATGKAFGPPIGGKDVCCIAFSTDDTRLAAGSSDGRIALWNRWPPLNGDPERVRLTIELLTGMELIAHESARKLSQTELEDRRRRLDELGGPCVF